The proteins below are encoded in one region of Candidatus Auribacterota bacterium:
- a CDS encoding purine-nucleoside phosphorylase — protein MKAMIRNLRQSVDYVHAITDIQPQIALILGSGMGALARDIKNPVRISYESIPHFPMVTVEGHAGELVLGTLCSKKIVTMSGRFHYYEGYSLMDITYPVRVMKLLGAQALIVTNAAGAINRSFKVGDFMLITDHINNIKQDPLRGENADELGLRFVDMTYAYDKTLLALAEKVGRREGIRLQKGVYLASPGPSYETPAEIRGYGIIGADAAGMSTIPEVTVARHMNMRVLGISCLTNMAAGVMDKPLSHAEVIETTRRVKGDFIRFVKAILKEIKL, from the coding sequence GCAATCAGTAGACTACGTCCACGCGATCACCGACATACAGCCGCAGATCGCGCTCATTCTCGGGTCCGGGATGGGAGCCCTCGCGCGTGATATCAAGAATCCGGTGAGGATCTCGTATGAGAGTATCCCCCATTTCCCCATGGTAACCGTGGAGGGCCATGCCGGCGAGCTTGTGCTGGGGACGCTGTGCAGTAAAAAGATCGTCACCATGTCCGGCCGCTTTCACTACTACGAGGGCTACTCACTCATGGATATCACCTATCCAGTGCGCGTCATGAAGCTCCTCGGGGCACAGGCGCTCATTGTCACGAATGCGGCAGGCGCCATCAATCGCAGCTTCAAGGTCGGTGACTTCATGCTCATCACCGACCATATCAATAACATCAAACAGGATCCACTGAGGGGTGAGAACGCCGACGAGCTCGGGCTGCGCTTCGTCGACATGACCTACGCCTATGATAAAACCCTCCTCGCCCTCGCAGAAAAGGTGGGGCGCCGCGAGGGCATCCGCCTCCAAAAAGGGGTGTATCTCGCCTCGCCGGGGCCTTCCTATGAGACGCCGGCGGAGATCAGGGGCTACGGCATTATTGGCGCCGATGCGGCGGGGATGTCAACCATCCCCGAGGTGACGGTCGCGCGGCATATGAACATGCGGGTGCTCGGCATCTCGTGCTTGACGAACATGGCCGCGGGCGTCATGGACAAGCCGCTGAGCCACGCTGAGGTGATCGAGACGACGCGCAGGGTCAAGGGAGATTTCATCCGGTTTGTGAAGGCGATACTTAAAGAGATAAAGCTATAG